Proteins found in one Chloroflexota bacterium genomic segment:
- the radC gene encoding DNA repair protein RadC has translation MPLAASQDTKSRTLAETSDVPDDSRLSVREWPAAERPRERLRDLGPAHLSTAELLAIILRTGTRENSVVAVAQGLLDKYGGASGLAQASFRQITQYPGVGEAKVAQLKAALELGRRASASSQPVQPVIRSATDAKNFLLSDFVDEEQEKFLVVLLDTKHHVVGKETLYRGTLNQTAVRPAEVFREAVRANCAAVLVAHNHPSGDPTPSADDVATTARLESVGDLLEIELVDHIIMTRDGALSLRERGLGFTRKRPQRT, from the coding sequence GTGCCACTCGCAGCCAGCCAAGACACTAAAAGCCGCACGTTGGCGGAGACCTCCGATGTGCCTGACGACTCCCGGCTTTCGGTCCGCGAATGGCCGGCGGCGGAGAGACCACGTGAGCGCTTGCGCGACCTTGGTCCTGCTCACCTATCGACTGCTGAGCTTCTCGCCATAATTCTGCGTACGGGCACGCGCGAGAATTCCGTTGTAGCCGTCGCCCAAGGGTTACTTGATAAGTATGGTGGGGCCAGCGGCTTGGCCCAAGCGAGCTTTCGGCAGATTACCCAGTATCCCGGCGTTGGCGAAGCAAAGGTAGCCCAGTTGAAGGCGGCGCTGGAGCTTGGCCGCAGAGCCAGCGCAAGCTCCCAGCCCGTACAACCCGTAATCCGTTCGGCCACCGACGCGAAGAATTTCCTGTTGTCCGACTTTGTCGACGAGGAGCAAGAAAAGTTCCTCGTAGTATTGCTGGACACCAAACACCATGTGGTGGGCAAAGAAACTTTGTATCGCGGCACGCTGAACCAGACGGCAGTTCGTCCCGCTGAGGTCTTCCGCGAGGCCGTGCGGGCCAACTGCGCGGCCGTGCTGGTTGCGCACAACCACCCGAGTGGCGACCCTACCCCTTCCGCCGATGACGTTGCCACCACGGCCCGCTTGGAGAGTGTCGGTGATCTCTTGGAGATTGAGCTTGTCGACCACATCATCATGACACGCGACGGCGCACTCTCACTACGGGAAAGAGGACTTGGCTTTACCCGTAAGCGCCCGCAACGGACATGA
- a CDS encoding zinc ribbon domain-containing protein: METIAAVLNYVLAFLIAYFLALWVALAIWAFYDIRTRTTDILVQLFSILLVLAFNVFGLILYLFLRPKETLAEANVLALEEESFLAESESLSRCPNCHYRLQNDYQLCPMCQLEIRKRCTGCRNLTDLQWSACAYCGTPVN, translated from the coding sequence ATGGAGACCATTGCTGCTGTTCTCAACTATGTCCTTGCGTTTCTTATCGCCTACTTTCTCGCGTTGTGGGTAGCCCTTGCCATCTGGGCATTCTATGACATTCGCACTCGCACCACTGACATATTGGTGCAGCTCTTCTCGATTCTTCTCGTGCTGGCCTTCAATGTTTTCGGCCTCATTCTTTACTTGTTCCTCCGTCCCAAAGAGACGCTGGCAGAGGCAAACGTACTGGCGTTAGAAGAGGAGAGCTTCTTGGCCGAAAGCGAATCCTTGTCACGATGCCCCAATTGCCACTATCGATTGCAAAACGACTACCAGCTTTGTCCAATGTGCCAGCTTGAAATCAGAAAGCGCTGTACCGGCTGCCGGAATCTCACCGACTTGCAGTGGAGTGCTTGCGCTTACTGCGGGACGCCGGTCAACTAA
- a CDS encoding MBL fold metallo-hydrolase, producing the protein MALATLAQDPRIYRITAIWNWDSIVELYFINGPTRALIDTGASDTPREYIEPALRSLDLTLDDIDVILNTHGHQDHMGGNHALLSEIEAQVYMHQDDAFLVEDLEAHMDYIWHADKHVLGYDLSARRAQFLHTVGGPSPVHRRLEDGEIVDLGDDIQLRVVHLPGHSPGSIAYHWEAKGIAFVGDAVQGLGSKPGTFPLYYTARGYEQSMLRLAALNIETLALAHRYLWSQEPRGPIRTGKDAEQTVQDSINVVRLIDQTVRHALESHAGAGFLPVALAATQALAAEIPFTVDPRTGLPTGLPATFFAHFTELNGG; encoded by the coding sequence ATGGCACTTGCGACACTCGCCCAAGATCCAAGAATTTACCGCATTACGGCCATTTGGAATTGGGACAGCATCGTTGAACTCTACTTTATCAACGGCCCCACGCGGGCGCTCATAGACACGGGAGCATCTGACACGCCGCGAGAGTACATTGAGCCTGCGCTGCGGTCACTCGATCTGACGCTCGACGACATCGACGTCATTCTCAATACCCACGGGCACCAAGACCACATGGGTGGCAATCACGCGCTGCTCAGCGAGATTGAGGCACAGGTGTACATGCATCAAGATGATGCATTCCTCGTTGAAGACCTTGAAGCGCATATGGATTACATCTGGCACGCAGACAAGCACGTTCTCGGCTACGACCTCTCGGCGCGGCGGGCGCAGTTTCTGCATACGGTAGGCGGCCCTTCACCAGTGCATCGCAGGCTGGAAGACGGCGAAATTGTCGACCTCGGTGATGACATCCAGCTCCGGGTGGTGCACCTTCCCGGCCACTCACCGGGCAGCATTGCGTACCACTGGGAAGCCAAGGGCATCGCGTTCGTGGGAGACGCCGTGCAAGGACTTGGCAGCAAGCCGGGCACGTTCCCTCTCTATTACACGGCGAGAGGCTACGAGCAATCCATGCTGCGGCTGGCTGCTCTCAACATCGAGACACTCGCACTCGCCCATCGATACCTATGGTCACAGGAACCCCGTGGCCCAATTCGCACCGGCAAAGACGCGGAACAAACGGTGCAAGACAGCATCAACGTTGTCCGATTGATTGATCAAACTGTGCGGCACGCGCTCGAATCCCATGCAGGCGCCGGCTTTCTGCCAGTCGCGCTCGCCGCGACACAGGCGCTGGCTGCCGAGATACCCTTCACCGTCGATCCTCGCACGGGCTTGCCCACCGGCCTACCCGCAACCTTCTTTGCCCACTTCACGGAACTAAATGGTGGCTAG
- a CDS encoding GreA/GreB family elongation factor — protein MSTQETNQLGPLFTQYLQTVGVANLKGEEARHLRRFVSWCGPDSRITSIYPHQLQTYLDQVTATAADPKPCASALRTFFSHALKSDWVENNPATGLRITKRATKSNPRAADAQAGGTFISRKRYDELGAELKIHKSEGRERISKHLHAAIKDGDLRENAAYDEAKYQQGMLEARIRELEQTLRTSTITEEDAHQADGGSDAADEGVKIGMRVELELTDGSETIAYQLVGPSEVDPLEGRISYLSPVGASLLAKRAGDTVAVETPAGSETYRVLSYSF, from the coding sequence ATGAGCACACAGGAAACTAATCAGTTGGGCCCTCTGTTTACGCAGTACTTGCAAACAGTGGGCGTGGCAAACCTGAAGGGTGAAGAGGCCCGGCACCTCCGCAGATTTGTTAGTTGGTGCGGGCCGGACTCCCGAATAACCTCGATCTATCCCCACCAACTGCAGACCTATCTCGATCAAGTAACAGCGACCGCTGCCGATCCAAAGCCCTGTGCAAGCGCCTTGCGCACGTTCTTTTCCCATGCGCTGAAGTCCGACTGGGTAGAGAACAACCCCGCCACCGGTTTGCGAATCACCAAGCGAGCCACTAAGAGCAATCCCCGTGCCGCCGATGCTCAGGCCGGAGGCACTTTCATCAGCCGCAAGCGCTACGATGAATTAGGTGCTGAATTGAAGATCCACAAAAGTGAAGGACGCGAGCGCATCAGCAAGCATCTGCATGCGGCCATCAAGGATGGCGATCTGCGTGAGAATGCGGCCTATGATGAGGCAAAGTATCAGCAAGGCATGCTGGAAGCGCGCATTCGCGAACTGGAGCAAACGCTCCGTACAAGCACGATTACCGAAGAGGATGCGCATCAGGCAGACGGCGGTAGTGACGCCGCCGACGAGGGCGTCAAGATTGGTATGCGCGTTGAACTGGAATTGACTGACGGCAGTGAGACCATTGCTTATCAATTGGTTGGACCTTCCGAGGTCGACCCCCTTGAAGGCCGGATTTCGTACCTCTCTCCCGTTGGAGCAAGCCTCCTTGCCAAACGCGCCGGCGACACCGTTGCCGTGGAAACGCCTGCCGGAAGTGAGACCTATCGGGTTCTTAGCTACTCGTTCTAA
- the lepB gene encoding signal peptidase I, which translates to MPTLGWEEIATKSFAKEVLQTLLLTAIIFFGTRLAVQNYRVEGSSMYGTLHHSEFVLVNKLAYVRSEPQHGDIIVFNYPIDPSEQFVKRIIAIPGDTIEIRQGVVYVNGESVTEPYVSQGSQLAGFANRDELSSRTIPADAYFVMGDNRRGSRDSREWGFLPRKFIVGKVWVAYWPLEDFGVIEHFELIVPDPIDRKEAVVFDEVVVFDEVAAFDEVVVFDEVVVFDEVVVFDEVVVFDEVVVFDEVVVFDEVVVFD; encoded by the coding sequence ATGCCGACCTTAGGCTGGGAGGAGATCGCCACGAAATCATTCGCTAAGGAAGTTCTGCAAACGCTTCTACTCACCGCCATCATCTTCTTTGGCACACGTCTCGCGGTACAAAACTATCGCGTCGAAGGCAGTAGCATGTATGGCACACTCCACCACAGTGAGTTCGTCTTGGTAAACAAGCTTGCCTACGTCCGCTCGGAGCCGCAGCATGGCGATATAATCGTCTTTAACTATCCCATTGATCCTTCAGAGCAGTTTGTCAAGCGTATCATTGCCATTCCCGGCGACACGATTGAGATTCGCCAGGGCGTAGTTTATGTAAACGGAGAGAGTGTGACTGAACCATACGTCAGTCAGGGGTCTCAACTCGCTGGATTTGCCAACCGGGACGAACTCTCGAGCCGTACAATTCCTGCGGATGCCTACTTTGTGATGGGTGACAATCGGCGCGGCAGCAGGGATTCTCGAGAGTGGGGATTCTTGCCGCGCAAGTTCATCGTGGGCAAAGTATGGGTAGCCTATTGGCCTTTGGAGGACTTCGGCGTTATCGAACACTTCGAGCTCATCGTGCCGGATCCCATTGACCGCAAGGAGGCTGTTGTCTTCGACGAAGTCGTCGTCTTCGACGAGGTTGCCGCATTTGACGAAGTCGTCGTCTTTGACGAAGTCGTCGTCTTTGACGAAGTCGTCGTCTTTGACGAAGTCGTCGTCTTTGACGAAGTCGTCGTCTTTGACGAAGTCGTCGTCTTTGACGAAGTCGTCGTCTTTGAC